gtAAATATCTCTATCCTGGATATAAAAATGGAAGATGTTAGAAATCAAATCTATGACAAATCAAGATATGACTTTCAATACAAAGATGGGATGCATTACCAACGGTGATAGTCACAGTTAAGGCAGAGAACTTCAAGAAAGTCCAGCAACTGGTGAAAATAAACACTCTTTAGGCTGGCTTGGTTTTGTTCTTGTTTCAACTGGCTGCTGCCAGAATTGCTGCTTTCTACTTCTGCCAgaactgctgctgctgcttctagCTTGTAATCGATAACTGTTGTTGCCAGAAcacctgctgctgctgctgctgctgaagCTATGTTCACCAGTGCTCGGACGCTCAAGGGATGAAAGATGTCACCCAATGGATGACCGAACCAGGCAGAGTCGGCCAGCAGATAATTGACGGCCTTAGAAGGATTACATGAGCTGTACTTTGGTTGCAAACCATCTCCATGGTGTCGCACCCCGATGCTGCTCCATGCCACCCTATTCCACAACATGCTCCTCTTGTTTCCTTGATGCCTACCACCCAAAAATTCACATACCATCACTACCAACATCACAACAGAATCAGCTTAGAGACATAATTATGCATATATAACTgcataagtaacactaagtatTGTACAACATTATAACCAGCATTGTTACAAGATCATAGGTTAAAAACAGTTCCACCAATGTAATGTAATGAAAGTGCTTACCATAGTGTTTAGGGTTGGACAAGATACGCATGAAGCCTTGGTAAACATCACAGAACACAAACTGGGCATCAGAGAGCTCCAAAGGTCAGTTATGTGATCCAACAAAAGCTGATTATGTTGCGAAATATACTGATTGATCTCATTGACACAACCTCTTGTACTTTTAATATTTCTGCCGGAATGAAAGTACCAGTCAACCACCGTCCTAGTAGCTCATTCCATCTGCAAGACACGTGGATGCTTCTTAGCGAGTTTACTGGCTTCAATCTTAACCATTTCCTTGTATTCTTAGCGAGTTTACTGGCTTCAAACCCTAGCTTCTTCTTGCTCCGGCcatctttctcttcttttcctCAAGTAGAGACAAAAGGTAGTCAAGATCCTTCAGAGACACGTCAGTGCCCTGTCTACATATTATAGATTATTCAAAGAGTGAACTCCAATTTAAAAAGCGATAAATCACTATTAAAACATCCAACTCCACAGAGTTTCCACAGAGTTTCTGACAACGATTGtaactaaattttatgctaaaatttatcatttgcgtcacatgtttagaTTGGCGATGCAAATGCAGCGATGCAATTAAACGTTTTTGCACTAGTGTCAACAATACGATCCCCATGGTCAAAAAACTTTCCGAATGAAACAAATTCTAATTCTAACTGAGTCTCCGAACTTAATTGAGGTGAAGCTAATTTAACTTGATCATAAGTTAGAGCTAACAGAAGCAACACACATATTTGGTACAATTATGCTTTGGAAAATGGAGTGGGTAAGAGCATTGAGTTCTAGCAGGAAAATGGGCCAATGTCTATATCAGAAACCACTATTCTAAACATCTTTTTGGTGGaagcaaaaataaatagatacaCTAAAACCTAATAGAGAATCAAATGTTTAGATAATGATCATTTGATCTAGTCTGCCAGACTAATGTGACCGATGGCATGTATGAGCATAACAGCAATTTTATTTATGAACATCAAGCAGAGACTACAAAACAGAGGACAAGTTGTCCCATAATAGAAAGACAAAAGCATTGTTATTAGGCTATTTCTATCCTAGGAGGCTAGGACAATGGCCTTAAACACCATCACAGTAAGACAAAAGCATTGTTATCAGGCTATACACTGTATATATTTAACCTACCAGTTTATCATAAACTTATCATGAACCTAGACCAAAAGATTTGGGTATAACGAACCTTGTTCTCTTTGCCACAGAAACAAAAAATCTTAAGACTACAAGTGGGATCCGTACAGGGGATTTAAAGTTATAATCCTTATAGGAACACTCATATAACCAAGAGACCAATATAAAGTGAAGCATCAAATCAAAACCCAAAAACACCGAACTATCAACCTAATGTCTCTAAAATGAGATAAGTAAACATAATCTCACCATTTGAGAAAAGGGTTCCCAAAACAGAAGTTGTCACCAGTAAACAAAGCTTGTACAACTCCATCGTAACACCTCTGTAAATGGATGGCAGACGATTATTAAAGAAATAACATAAATTGGATGTCTGGTATCTCATATCTCATAAGGTTGGACCTCAGCTCAAAATAACCCCTAGAAAAATCAATTTTTCCACAGAAACAGGAACACCAATCAAACTTCCACCATGTTTACATAAATCAAGCTATTTAGTCTTAAGAACGAAAAAGGAGACACAATCGTCAACCATTCATCATTAATCCAGTTCAATTTCCATTCAAAGTCAAGTTCAATCACAATAAAACAGAATCAAGAACATTAATTTCAAAGCtgaagagaaaatgagcaaactCAATAG
This genomic stretch from Spinacia oleracea cultivar Varoflay chromosome 3, BTI_SOV_V1, whole genome shotgun sequence harbors:
- the LOC130469655 gene encoding uncharacterized protein encodes the protein MLWNRVAWSSIGVRHHGDGLQPKYSSCNPSKAVNYLLADSAWFGHPLGDIFHPLSVRALVNIASAAAAAAGVLATTVIDYKLEAAAAVLAEVESSNSGSSQLKQEQNQASLKSVYFHQLLDFLEVLCLNCDYHRWIEIFT